DNA from Acidobacteriota bacterium:
CCGGGTACCGGAAGCTTTTTCCCAACGAAATGAGCGTTCATGATTATATTATTAAAAAATCCTTCGATGGAACGATAATTGAATTCGCATAAAATTCTGTCATCATTAATTCTTTTTATTTGATAATTGAATAATTTATAGTGATTGTTAACATTAAGAATATATATGATTAATACAGCTGAAATAAAAGGAAGCGTGGTCTTTCTTGAAAAAATTAAAAATATTTCTTCATTCTTTTTCGTTCCAAGCATCAAATCCCCCAGATATTTTAAAAATATTGTGATACCCCCTGGCAATTAGTTTAATACCGACCATATTTGCAGAATAACAATCATGAGCTTCACAATAAACAACAATGAGCGTTTCTTTGCTCATCTTGTTATAACTGCTAAAATATCTACTAAACTCGCTGACCGGTAAGGATAATGCTCCAGGGATGTGTTCTTTTTTATATTGATCATTTGATCTTGCATCAAAAAGGATCGCATTATTTTCCTTGATTAAATCATTGGCAGTTTTCCAGTCAATCTCTTTGATATTGTTCATGTTTAGAGCATATGCCAAAGAAGTGTTGCTATAAGGAATAAATATAAGCAACCCAATAATGAATGTATAAGATATAATAGCTTTTAGGTGGCTCAAAAAATCGCTAGTTACCCTT
Protein-coding regions in this window:
- a CDS encoding rhodanese-like domain-containing protein, translated to MKQAPRLFTILIPSFEAVCGIFLLVGIFRMAASLLLVPLVLSFTFAILINLMQGNIFDCGCFGPLQFFTKISHGKIFFNIALIIGLLLIVIKERVTSDFLSHLKAIISYTFIIGLLIFIPYSNTSLAYALNMNNIKEIDWKTANDLIKENNAILFDARSNDQYKKEHIPGALSLPVSEFSRYFSSYNKMSKETLIVVYCEAHDCYSANMVGIKLIARGYHNIFKISGGFDAWNEKE